Sequence from the Prunus persica cultivar Lovell chromosome G5, Prunus_persica_NCBIv2, whole genome shotgun sequence genome:
CAAAATAGCACATTACCTTAGAAAAAACAGCCCATCACCTTGGGAAGTTGGCCCATCCCTTTAGTGAACTAGCCTATTACCTTAAAGAATGGCCCAAGTGACTAACAAAATATCTGAAAGTCTCCAGCACATGGCTGGAGACAAAACCATGacaaaagccaaaagccaCTCACATTTGCTGGCTGCTGGAATCTCCAGCACATGGAAGGGAACACGTTTCAAGcaaaaatatccaaaaaatcAAGGGATACTTGAGCAAATCACCCTTTGAACCAGCATACATACCCAATTCTTTCCCTCATCAGACCTGACCATGGAAAGAgggaagaaaagagaggaagatgGATGACTGAAAATAGGAATTCTTCACTAGGGCAGCTACGGGAAAGGGAccttgagctcccaaaatccctgattttgtgcaaaggAGTAGAGTAGATTTCACCAAAATAGGATGATTGAAGGGGTGAGgggagaaaggaagggaaagacTTGGCAAAATGggatagaaaccattagggtttcttggaaaatgtCAGCTTCCAGCGGCTATAAAAGAGGCATCTTCTACCCAACAAGCATCAACTACatcagagagcaagcttcctctcttactccCAAAACCCATCAATTTTGTGCTCAGCCCATCCTTTTCCCTTAGTTTTCCCTTTTGGCAAGCTGTTCTATCACTTGACAGAGTCTTTGTCAAGCTATCGGAAAAACACTCAAGccaccattttctctctttttccttatgcTCAACCAAACCTCTCTGCAAAATCCTTTCTCTCCTACCTTAATACCCCGTCTTTCCCCTAGGAACacttaattttgtcttcagtgctaaactcatgacaaCTTTGCTCtcatgccacaagcctctcatgccaagctaagatTCTACCTGTAAGCACtaagaatttatctgtaagcagccattatttttgttggtgaaggtaaccaaggtgtttcctaatACTTTACTATccttttgaaatattttgggGTATGATCTTTGAACTCAGACACAAGGGGGAAATTTCATCCATTTTGCTCTTTACTgcagcccagcccatttgtagctgctggaagaaaaaaagctcCCATAGGGTTCTTGTGAGAGCTAAGGGGTTTTAAGTTGTAACCAAAATTGTTCTTACGTACTAGTGAATTTCTAGGTGGATCACCAAAAGGACGTAGGCACAAGGCCGAAcctatataaatttttgtgttcttgtgTGTTTGCTTTCTCTATTCggtgtgtgtatgtgttttATTCACAAAGGGGTTTGTGTGTGTGATGTTGCATAGTACATCAACGACAAGATCATGGAGTGTTTCTGCACAACAAGTGGTATATGAGCCTAGTTTGGCAGCGGGTATTGGTTTATGCCCAAGTGCTCTTACAATTTTAAGAGCGGCGGTGTGTTGACAATGACAAGCAACAAGAAGACACCACAACCGATGTCGAGTGTAAAGGTCAAGTTGAAATCGTTCACCGACAAAGAGAACTTTACTCTTTGGCAAAGGAGGATGAAGTATGTACTTAAGAAGCAGGTTTCTGTGTAGTCTTGGTaggcaaagaaaagaagcagGACACCATGACGGATGTGGAGTGGGACAACCTAGATGAGCTTGCTAAAGGGTCTATCGAACAACACCTCACTAATGAAGTGTTGTGTAATGCGATGGAAGACAACGCGAAGTAGACATAGGAGAAACTTGAAGAGATGTTTGAGTCAAAATCATTGTCCAACAAGCTCTTCTTGAAGGAAGAGCTTCACTCTTTAAAGATGGAGGAAGGCGCAAGTCTAATGGAGCATGTCAGCACCTTTAATAGGTgtattgcaaatttgcaaagaATGGATGAGGTTTATAAGTTAGAAGATAAGGCCGTGATATTTTTGACATTTCTGCCTCTATCTTATAAGCACTTCCGCATGACGCTTATGTTCAGCAAGGGAACTTTGAAGTATAAAGACGTGATCGATGCAAGACATCCTAACGCATGACATGATAGTTCAACATTCTGGAGATAGCTCTCAAGGTAAAGGCCTTATGGTGAGGACCGGAGGGCGGGGTCATTCAAGCAAGCATGGGGACAAGTCAAACAATGGTGGAAATTCTAGATTTGAGAACAATGAAGGGTGTTTCAAGTGTGGATCAAAGGACCATTGGAAGCGGAATTGTCTAGGATGATGAGGGAGAAGGAACCAAAGGCTGCAAAATGAGTAGGGGGATGAGAAGAATAAGTCTAAGAAATGAGCAGCAGAGTGCCAGTGACTGGTCATCATTGGACAGGCGACCGGTGGCTTTATACCGAGAGCTCAGGTCGTCTCTTCAACTCCATGCGATCGGTCGCCCAATCCCGATGACCAATCGCCATATGAGTAGTGCCGCACGTGATTTCGACGTTTTGGCGTGTTTGACTTGGTTTTcctattatttttgaggttttcTAGCCTAATTTAATAGGGTTTTGGTTTACTATTTCCTAGTTAACTTGCAGCAAAAGTCCTATGCATTATAAATAGGAATTTCAGGGCTAGGTTAATaagaagagagagacacaAGGGAATTCAAGACGGAATTTAATGGTGTTTTCTAGAGCATCAAAGAGTTTGAGCAAATggtgagagaaaagagagctaGGGTTCTTGGGATATGTAAGGGGAGGTTTAAATTGTGTTGGATATCTAGTTGTATGGATATGGCTATGGTAGGATGAAAGATGCTTCAAGGCACGTATAAATACATTGTCTTTCAGACATTATTTGACCCCACAACTTGTGTGCAAAGGGGTTGAGTAAATAAGCTATTTGGATACAATGAAGCCTTAGCCTATATATGTGGATACAAGGATGCTCAAGAATATCTAGGAGTTAATATTGTAGGATATAACTTCTAGATGGTTTGCTTTTAGAGAAATAGATGgagaagagtattggttgaaTTGTATATCCCTTTGGCAGAGAACCCTCCTCCATTTATAGAAAGGTTTGTGTCTTTTATGAATTGGTGTTATTCAAATTCAGAAATCCATGTAACTCTTGGATTGCACCTCTTTATCAAGAGGTACCACTTCAATGAGAACACATCTCttctgtgtttttatttttgaaatatgtATATGAAGTGTTTCTAACATTCATATATCTAATTCAAACACCTAGGTATCAAGAGACACATCTAAACACTCAAAAGGCACTTCAAAATCGCACCCAAGACACGAAGGGACCGATCATTTTTTCCGATGACTAGTTGCTTTGCATAGAGAGCAAATATGAAACATTGTGCCAAAAATGACCGGTCACTTTTTACAACATcatcatattttgaaaaatatctcTTATGAGTTGTAACCAAAATTGTTCTTAGATGTTAGTGAATTTCTTGAGTCGATTACCAAGAAGACATAAACACAAGgtcaaatttttataaatctttGTGTTCTTGTGTGTTTGCTTTCTCTCTTCGGTGCGTGTGTGTTTTATTCTCAAAAGGGTTTCTGTGTGTGCCGTCGCATAGTCTATCAACAATAAGATCTTGGAGTATTTCCGCACATGATAGGGAACCAACTTTTGTGTTGTGtcaataagaaattaaaaatgagaTACTAAATAGGGATACCGATAGTGACACAACACCTTATTTGTCTTCGATGCTCAAGAGGCCATATATAGAAATTGGAGTCAATGGTTCAACAATAAGCGCTTTAGCATTGAAGACATTAACTCTCACGCCAGAGAGGTACCGAATTCTGTGAAGAGTATGCTTAACACGTTTTTGATAGTACACTTGACGAGGGTTTAGCTTTGTGGTTGTGAACTTGTGAGGACTAAAGAGCAAGCAAACATTGCCTCACATGGTGTAGATATAGAGATCACAATTATTGAGAGTGAAGTTGTACGTTTAACGTCCCCTCTCTCCACACTTCAATGCTTGATATCAAAAATTGACTCACCCACAGAGATTTAGTGCACGTCCCATGCATATTGAGAAACTTCACATCAAATTTTATCCCATTATATCTCCATCTGTCTTTGAAAAAGGCGTTATGAATTCATCGCTCTTTTTTACTGAGTGTACACaattgattttatttctttttgtcaattattattttttcttttttctggaacatattttgttactgcttttgttgatattttcgtattttcaaattcaagaTGATGCTTGGATATAGGTCACCATCAGCTCAAGTCATAATTTGGGCTTTTTcccaatatttatttatttttctggtaAGCAATTTGCCCAATTTTTTGAGTAAGCATTGTGGAATTCTGAGAGTGAAGAGTTAAGATGATATGCTGACGAAAGAGAGAACCATGGCATACTTTGCTCCACTAGTTTTCTGTGAGATAGTTAAAGAGCTCTCTCTGTTACTAAATGCAAAGTTGCTCAATTGGGAGCATTTTCAGGCATGGCTCAATAATTAAATAACCATGGCCCATTATTGAATTAACTTTAATAGGAGAAAGATTTCCATGAAACGGAGATAGCACTACATACGTGATAACACTTCTACGTGGCATAATATTATTGTCCGGACATAGCAAACCAATGCTATCCTCCCGTTGCAACCAAGTTTTACTCTGTCAATAGAAAGCTGCCCTTTTAATTACTTTGCTCATTGATTCATCAAATGTGACTGGTCACAGACACACGCATAAGATTAATTTTCTTACCCCACTACCCAACAACTTAGCAAGTACAAAAGGACCAATTTGCTTGTTAAAATATCATTTAGGATGCAGCTCAATTTTGTTTCTGATTTACCATAAAAAACACATGCACTTTTTATATCTTTGAATCTTACTGCACTAAATTATACATGaattttgatggatcaaatTAAATAGAGATACATTTCTTAGATAGACACACAAATTTACCAGAAACTGTGATTTTGAAGACTGCTAGAATTCATCCTGATAAGGAACTGTGACAATCACTTTCACTTCATCAGGGCAACCCTTTTGATCAGCTGATGGCATTGCCATGACAAGTCCACCGGAAACGAATCCGATCCAATATGAAACAAGAGCAGGCTTATTCCCTTTGCGAAATTCGATGTCATTTGCGCCGAAATCATCCCAGATTGCTGCTGCAATTTGACTCTGAAGGCCTGATTTCGGCTTAATAAGTCCATCTTTTGGAAAGTTCTCAACCTTGATTGAATTGCAGGACTTGGTCTTCAAAAACAAGGACCACTTGggagtcattttggtaccAAACTTGCGCTCTGCTTCTTCAACACAAAATTGCAATGCATAATCATTCTCCGAATTCACATGCTCCCCCGGGATAGTGAAAATCGTAGTTTGGCTAGATTTTTTGCTAGTATTAGAGCTAAATATGCTAGTGGGGGAGCTATCAGTACATTTTTTAGTGTTAGGGAAATAATACATTGGTGCTGCAGGTAGATCATCTTTTGAAAGCATATTGTTGTGGATGTCAGCCCATTTCTTGATGAAGTTTTCCTTCAACAAAATGTCTGCCAGAAGAAGGCTGCAGCTAATTCCTATTGAGCATCCTCCACACTGGAAATTGGTCACCTAAGAAACACAAaagtattataaataaataaataaaagagctTGATCCATAAATTCAACACCAAGCTCCTACGTAtgatttcttaattaattaattacctgAACATAAACAAGTGGAGAGTACTGAGGATTTTGTTCATCAATATCTTTCCAAAACACAAGCTCAGCTTCTGCATCCTTTCTGCCTCTGCTGGCCCTGAAATCAAGAAACTCAGACAAGGAAGCTGGGATCCTTGTCTCAAGAAGTCTAATGCCACTGTCATTTGACACAATCTCCATCAATTCATCTCCTTCTCGAAACCGACCAGCAAATATTGGTTGCTCCAACAAGGCCCTTGCTAGTGACTCCTTGAGCCATCCAACATGAAACCAACGAGCATCATCTTGGCTTGCCTTTGCGTGGTAAAGAAGGATGTGCAGGCAATGCCTGAATATTCCCGAACCGATAGGGTCTGCCGTCAA
This genomic interval carries:
- the LOC18776666 gene encoding anthranilate N-benzoyltransferase protein 3 encodes the protein MAMSKSELIPEIHMESVQTVTPLRITEPRQARQVLTADPIGSGIFRHCLHILLYHAKASQDDARWFHVGWLKESLARALLEQPIFAGRFREGDELMEIVSNDSGIRLLETRIPASLSEFLDFRASRGRKDAEAELVFWKDIDEQNPQYSPLVYVQVTNFQCGGCSIGISCSLLLADILLKENFIKKWADIHNNMLSKDDLPAAPMYYFPNTKKCTDSSPTSIFSSNTSKKSSQTTIFTIPGEHVNSENDYALQFCVEEAERKFGTKMTPKWSLFLKTKSCNSIKVENFPKDGLIKPKSGLQSQIAAAIWDDFGANDIEFRKGNKPALVSYWIGFVSGGLVMAMPSADQKGCPDEVKVIVTVPYQDEF